In the Vibrio gigantis genome, one interval contains:
- a CDS encoding inorganic phosphate transporter produces the protein MDILANYGTVLIIVAAAFGFLMAIGIGANDVANAMGTSVGSKALTVKQAIIIAMIFEFAGAYLAGGEVTDTIRKGVIETSLFAHQPDVLVYGMMSALLAAGTWLLLASYMGWPVSTTHSIIGAIIGFACISVGTEAVDWNSVQGIVGSWIITPVISGFFAYVIFVSAQRLIFDTENPLFNAKRFVPVYMFITTMVIALVTIKKGLKHVGLHLSNTEAWVWAAGVSALVMIGGYLYIQKKFANREEDHGFAGVEGIFSVLMVITACAMAFAHGSNDVANAIGPLSAVVSTVEHMGEITGKSTIAWWILPLGGFGIVVGLATMGHKVMATVGTGITELTPSRGFAAQLATACTVVLASGTGLPISTTQTLVGAVLGVGFARGIAALNLGVVRNIVASWIVTLPAGALLAVVFFYAIQAAFTM, from the coding sequence ATGGATATCCTTGCTAACTACGGCACTGTCCTGATTATTGTTGCAGCAGCTTTCGGTTTCTTGATGGCTATTGGTATTGGTGCAAATGACGTTGCGAACGCAATGGGCACCTCAGTAGGCTCTAAAGCTCTAACCGTTAAACAAGCGATCATTATCGCAATGATCTTTGAATTCGCAGGTGCTTACCTTGCGGGCGGCGAAGTAACAGACACGATCCGTAAAGGTGTTATCGAAACGTCTCTATTCGCTCATCAACCTGATGTACTTGTGTACGGTATGATGTCGGCTCTTTTAGCTGCAGGTACATGGCTACTTCTCGCTTCTTACATGGGCTGGCCTGTTTCTACGACTCACTCCATCATCGGTGCAATCATCGGTTTTGCTTGTATCTCTGTAGGTACTGAAGCCGTAGACTGGAACAGTGTTCAAGGTATTGTGGGCAGTTGGATTATCACACCCGTTATTTCCGGTTTCTTCGCTTATGTCATATTTGTAAGTGCTCAACGACTTATCTTTGATACAGAGAACCCGCTATTCAACGCGAAGCGCTTTGTACCGGTATACATGTTCATCACAACGATGGTGATTGCACTTGTAACGATCAAGAAAGGTCTTAAGCACGTTGGTCTTCACCTAAGCAACACCGAAGCATGGGTTTGGGCTGCTGGCGTTTCTGCTCTTGTTATGATTGGTGGTTACCTATACATCCAGAAGAAATTTGCTAACCGCGAAGAAGACCACGGCTTTGCCGGTGTTGAAGGTATCTTCTCTGTACTAATGGTTATCACAGCTTGTGCGATGGCATTTGCACACGGTTCAAACGACGTTGCAAACGCGATTGGTCCACTGTCTGCTGTTGTATCAACCGTTGAGCACATGGGCGAAATCACAGGTAAGAGTACTATCGCATGGTGGATTCTTCCTCTAGGTGGTTTCGGTATCGTTGTTGGTCTTGCAACAATGGGTCATAAAGTAATGGCAACCGTTGGTACTGGTATTACAGAATTAACACCAAGCCGTGGTTTTGCTGCGCAACTTGCAACGGCATGTACGGTTGTACTAGCTTCAGGTACTGGCCTTCCAATCTCTACTACACAAACACTCGTTGGTGCAGTATTGGGTGTTGGTTTTGCTCGTGGTATCGCAGCACTAAACTTAGGCGTTGTACGTAATATCGTGGCTTCTTGGATTGTGACATTGCCAGCAGGTGCTCTACTTGCTGTTGTGTTCTTCTATGCAATTCAAGCTGCGTTTACTATGTAA
- a CDS encoding TIGR00153 family protein, which translates to MPVNTIMGLFAKSPIKPLQRHVVCVNECCSHLVNFFEVSSKGDWEKASEIRAQISHLEKEADVLKREIRLKLPRGLFMPVDRTDMLELLTQQDKLANLAKDIAGRVYGRQLVIPAPMQENFIAYVKRCLDAANQAQNVINELDELLETGFKGREVTLVAEMIHQLDVIEDDTDAMQIELRQQLMAIEGDLNPVDIMFLYKILEWVGGIADQAQRVGARLEVMLSRS; encoded by the coding sequence ATGCCAGTAAATACAATTATGGGGTTATTTGCAAAGTCCCCAATTAAACCTTTGCAGCGTCACGTAGTATGCGTGAACGAATGTTGTTCTCACCTAGTTAATTTCTTTGAAGTTTCTTCAAAAGGTGACTGGGAAAAAGCATCAGAAATTCGAGCTCAAATTTCTCACCTTGAGAAAGAAGCTGACGTACTAAAACGTGAAATTCGCCTTAAACTTCCTCGTGGTTTGTTTATGCCAGTTGATCGCACCGATATGTTGGAGCTATTAACTCAGCAAGACAAACTCGCAAACCTAGCGAAAGACATTGCTGGCCGTGTATATGGTCGTCAACTTGTCATTCCTGCTCCTATGCAAGAAAACTTCATCGCTTACGTTAAACGTTGTCTAGATGCAGCGAACCAAGCACAAAACGTAATCAATGAATTAGACGAATTACTTGAGACTGGCTTTAAAGGCCGTGAAGTAACACTCGTTGCCGAAATGATTCATCAATTAGATGTAATTGAAGATGACACGGATGCGATGCAGATCGAACTACGCCAACAACTAATGGCGATTGAAGGCGATCTGAATCCAGTTGATATCATGTTCTTATACAAAATTCTTGAATGGGTTGGTGGTATTGCAGATCAAGCACAGCGTGTAGGCGCTCGTCTTGAAGTAATGCTTTCTCGATCTTAA
- a CDS encoding CYTH and CHAD domain-containing protein yields the protein METEIELKFFVSPEFSETLRNKIAETKVLQHSCRELGNIYFDTADNWLRKHDTGLRIRRFDDVFVQTVKTAGRVVAGLHQRPEYNAEHDSNEPKLALHPEDIWPAGKDIDTLQAELTPLFSTNFTREQWLIGMPDGSQVEVAFDQGFVESGELQEPICEVELELKSGQTDALFTLSRQFCEQGGMRLGNLSKAAKGYRLAQGYQGDEVTPLTLVDTDKSDTVESCFIQSLEHALAHWHYHEQIFTERQSIEALHEISHSLSFIRQTFTIYGGIVPRRASAILRQELKWLEQELDWLKSYDHFEDLLEDKGHVLRKLDARKFLVAELKEMQEQLPDREELLTLLSSARYTGLLLDLSRWILSRGWQPFLDEKAREQMARGIEWFSVKQLDRTWADLMEAFPPERVMTSQAYIDQQYRLMRNLYSGVGFASLYDDDERNSFRLPWADMVQGIDDLLALKTLEPLTEKLEGDEKVQLERWLARQEVSILHAMEQTRQISVEVEPYWQD from the coding sequence ATGGAAACCGAGATAGAACTGAAGTTTTTTGTTTCTCCTGAATTTTCAGAGACTTTACGCAATAAAATTGCTGAAACTAAAGTACTTCAGCACAGTTGTCGTGAGCTAGGTAACATCTACTTTGACACCGCTGACAACTGGCTACGTAAGCACGATACTGGCTTACGCATTCGACGCTTTGATGACGTATTTGTACAAACCGTAAAGACAGCTGGTCGTGTGGTTGCTGGCCTGCATCAAAGGCCTGAATACAATGCAGAACACGACAGCAACGAACCCAAATTAGCCCTGCACCCAGAGGATATCTGGCCAGCGGGTAAAGACATCGACACGTTACAAGCTGAACTTACTCCTCTATTTTCTACCAACTTCACACGTGAGCAGTGGTTGATTGGTATGCCTGATGGTAGCCAAGTCGAGGTCGCATTCGATCAAGGCTTCGTTGAATCTGGCGAACTGCAAGAACCGATTTGCGAAGTCGAATTGGAGCTTAAATCTGGTCAAACGGATGCTCTATTTACCTTGTCTCGCCAGTTCTGCGAACAAGGTGGTATGCGTTTGGGCAACCTAAGCAAAGCTGCTAAGGGTTACCGACTTGCTCAAGGTTATCAAGGAGATGAAGTCACTCCTTTGACCTTAGTTGATACTGACAAAAGTGATACCGTTGAATCGTGTTTCATTCAATCTTTAGAGCATGCTCTCGCTCATTGGCACTATCACGAGCAGATTTTTACCGAGCGCCAATCGATTGAAGCGCTACATGAGATTAGTCATTCACTGAGTTTTATCCGTCAGACTTTCACTATCTATGGCGGTATTGTGCCAAGACGCGCTAGCGCTATTTTACGCCAAGAGCTTAAGTGGCTTGAACAAGAGCTCGACTGGCTGAAAAGCTATGACCACTTCGAAGACTTGCTCGAAGATAAAGGCCACGTGTTACGTAAGCTTGATGCGCGTAAGTTCTTAGTCGCTGAGCTTAAAGAGATGCAAGAGCAACTTCCAGATCGAGAAGAGTTACTTACTTTGCTGAGCTCTGCTCGTTACACTGGTTTACTGCTAGACCTGAGCCGTTGGATCTTATCTCGTGGCTGGCAGCCTTTCTTAGACGAAAAAGCTCGAGAACAAATGGCACGTGGTATTGAGTGGTTTTCGGTTAAGCAGTTAGATCGTACATGGGCAGATTTGATGGAAGCTTTTCCACCAGAACGAGTGATGACTAGCCAAGCGTATATTGATCAGCAATACCGTTTAATGCGCAATCTATACTCTGGTGTGGGTTTCGCGAGTTTGTATGATGACGATGAGCGTAACAGCTTCCGCTTACCATGGGCTGATATGGTTCAAGGCATTGATGATTTGCTGGCACTTAAAACATTAGAGCCTTTGACTGAGAAGCTGGAGGGCGATGAGAAGGTTCAACTAGAGCGTTGGCTGGCTCGTCAAGAAGTGTCCATTCTGCATGCAATGGAACAGACACGCCAAATCAGTGTTGAGGTTGAGCCATATTGGCAAGACTAA
- a CDS encoding potassium channel family protein, with protein MLNNTKDVTKPMSLLSLILSFLALFVISGLLFVPIDKESKQVLIGLDFIICSVFLFQLTIDLFRSQNKKEYLKVHWIDFLASIPMIEPLRFARIFQILRVILVLRSGKRVVRELFRNRKETTLASIILLLVILLTIGAGTILLLEHKDPNANITTGQDALWWAFVTISTVGYGDHYPVTSSGKLVASLVIICGVGVFGMISGLITSLITSPTHHESQRAENKEKHLEKIIEQQQKILERLEKLEQQTKK; from the coding sequence ATGTTGAATAATACCAAAGACGTCACCAAGCCAATGAGCTTATTGTCACTGATTCTCTCTTTCTTAGCGTTATTTGTGATCTCAGGCTTATTGTTCGTACCGATTGATAAAGAATCGAAACAAGTCCTTATCGGCCTCGATTTCATTATCTGTAGTGTTTTTCTTTTTCAGCTCACAATTGATCTATTCAGATCACAAAACAAAAAAGAATACCTAAAAGTACACTGGATCGATTTCTTAGCAAGCATCCCGATGATCGAGCCTCTTCGTTTCGCTCGCATTTTTCAGATTTTGCGTGTCATTCTTGTTCTCCGTTCAGGTAAACGCGTTGTCAGAGAACTATTTCGCAATCGCAAAGAAACTACCCTCGCCTCAATTATACTGCTGTTGGTTATTCTCCTGACCATAGGAGCGGGGACAATACTTCTGTTAGAGCACAAAGATCCCAATGCCAACATCACTACTGGACAAGATGCTTTATGGTGGGCTTTCGTCACCATCAGTACGGTGGGATATGGCGATCATTATCCTGTCACAAGCTCAGGAAAGTTAGTCGCTTCTCTGGTGATCATTTGCGGTGTGGGGGTGTTTGGTATGATTTCAGGCTTGATTACCTCTTTGATCACCTCTCCAACTCATCATGAGAGTCAACGAGCGGAAAACAAAGAGAAGCATCTTGAGAAAATCATTGAGCAGCAACAGAAAATCTTAGAACGCCTAGAAAAGCTTGAGCAACAAACAAAAAAATAG
- a CDS encoding methyl-accepting chemotaxis protein gives MTKLSFKPWERIISDVRLVPKMVMLMIFSTILIISKQLWDASTFYDSLLAATNNAQVAQQHYETYLVQVAWQTALMIIVFVVLLLAAAKVMLRQTQYLSDAIKTMADKNLSVPIHMDCKDEYGDVARELEKTRVQLHDMVKAQVASSDELFALTEVMTISMSETKESAQEEFNEIDQLATAMSEMTSTVQTVAEHAQSASSLTEQASGQALTGQKFVQGSVSKMSELSSDIAASAAAVNQVEERVDSIGSVVGTIQGISEQTNLLALNAAIEAARAGEAGRGFAVVADEVRNLAQRTQQATVEIQDMISHLQSSANSAVELMEKSVVEAAEGVDLVTNAGTELDGIVSQVNQINDMNFQIATAAGQQSSVAEEMSVNLTNVRELVEASVVVVGELLETSQLMESNAQELDGKIKQFKV, from the coding sequence ATGACTAAACTGTCATTCAAGCCGTGGGAAAGGATAATCTCTGACGTTCGTCTCGTTCCAAAAATGGTCATGCTGATGATATTCAGCACTATCTTGATCATTTCGAAGCAGCTATGGGACGCAAGTACGTTTTACGATTCATTGCTTGCTGCCACCAACAATGCGCAAGTTGCACAGCAGCATTACGAGACTTACCTAGTTCAAGTGGCTTGGCAAACAGCCTTAATGATCATTGTGTTTGTGGTTCTTCTATTGGCAGCGGCGAAAGTGATGCTGCGCCAAACCCAATACCTAAGTGATGCAATCAAAACCATGGCAGATAAGAACCTGTCAGTACCAATTCACATGGATTGCAAAGATGAATACGGCGACGTGGCACGCGAGCTTGAGAAAACACGAGTTCAACTGCACGACATGGTTAAAGCTCAAGTGGCTTCTTCTGATGAGCTGTTTGCTCTGACTGAAGTGATGACCATCAGCATGTCTGAAACCAAAGAGTCAGCTCAAGAAGAATTCAACGAGATCGATCAGCTTGCGACAGCAATGAGCGAGATGACCTCTACGGTGCAAACTGTAGCCGAGCATGCGCAAAGCGCTTCTTCATTGACGGAACAGGCATCAGGCCAAGCGTTAACTGGTCAGAAATTCGTTCAGGGCTCTGTGTCTAAGATGAGTGAGCTGTCTTCAGATATCGCAGCCTCTGCAGCAGCGGTAAACCAAGTAGAAGAGCGGGTTGACTCAATTGGCAGTGTGGTTGGTACTATTCAGGGTATTTCAGAACAAACAAACCTATTAGCATTGAACGCTGCTATTGAGGCCGCGCGTGCGGGTGAAGCAGGTCGTGGTTTTGCAGTTGTTGCCGATGAGGTTCGTAACCTTGCGCAGCGTACTCAACAAGCGACAGTCGAGATTCAAGATATGATCAGCCACTTACAAAGCAGTGCTAATTCTGCGGTTGAGCTGATGGAAAAGAGTGTTGTTGAAGCCGCTGAAGGCGTTGATCTGGTGACTAATGCTGGTACAGAGCTTGATGGCATCGTAAGCCAAGTAAATCAAATCAATGATATGAATTTCCAAATCGCGACCGCTGCAGGTCAACAGAGCAGTGTTGCTGAAGAGATGAGTGTTAACCTGACTAACGTTCGAGAGCTTGTTGAAGCTTCTGTGGTAGTGGTTGGTGAGTTGTTAGAGACCTCCCAGCTTATGGAAAGCAACGCGCAAGAACTCGATGGTAAGATTAAGCAATTTAAGGTTTAG
- the glnE gene encoding bifunctional [glutamate--ammonia ligase]-adenylyl-L-tyrosine phosphorylase/[glutamate--ammonia-ligase] adenylyltransferase, with the protein MPLPSQLITHSQSAFEQLLEHQSEVINTWPEPMTEDLKRVLGLSCFVGDCLQRDTVLCGDLPDMLACEKRAEGYRKRLAELLSGCADEMSGQRVLRQFRNREMTYIAWRDFMGAWELEQSLNHLSMLAEAMIFETYQWQYDICCKEWGTPCNEQGEAQPMLIIGMGKLGGGELNFSSDIDLIFTYPENGETQGARRSIANAQFFTRLGQRIIKALDQQTFDGFCYRVDMRLRPFGESGPLVMSYAALEDYYQEQGRDWERYAMVKARVMGSEMYPEYQELRQMLRPFVFRRYIDFSAIQSLRRMKSMISSEVRRRGLSNNIKLGSGGIREVEFIAQVFQLIRGGREPSLRGRGLLETLSAIESLHLLEAEEVGHLREAYLFLRRLENLLQAMADKQTQTLPDGEFEQLQLAIAMQFSDWDSLIAATRAHMANVHTVFEDLIGVDEDDANPIASHFSELWDMAHKPDVIEHVLEHDIAIANPPEAAKTIIQFKADLAKKTLGPRGREVLNRLMPKVFQALYTAKDAEFGLSRVLHLLHKIVTRTTYLELLDEHPGALTQLVRLCTASPMISEQLGRYPILLDELIDPQQLYNPVPLESYKTELRDYLARIPEDDMEQQMEGLRQFKQTCILRIAAADIAGALPVMKVSDHLTYLAEAIVEAGVNQAWLQVSAKFGEPTHLKDREGRGFAVVGYGKVGGWELGYNSDLDIVFMHDCPVHIYTDGKKEIDGRQFYLRLAQRIIHIFSTRTASGILYEVDTRLRPSGASGLLVSPTDAFDEYQHNDAWTWEHQALTRARMIYGDEQLASAFNKTRHEVLCLPRDEATLKKAVVDMREKMRGHLGGKKAERFMLKQDAGGITDIEFLAQYLVLRYSNEKPKLTRWCDNVRIFESLLSQEIMDEQQGMALTHAYTTLRDEIHHRNLLNLDADVAIEKFEMEREHVVQAWKQWMEA; encoded by the coding sequence ATGCCATTGCCTTCTCAACTCATCACTCACTCTCAGTCTGCTTTTGAGCAATTATTAGAGCATCAAAGTGAAGTCATCAATACCTGGCCTGAGCCAATGACTGAAGATCTTAAACGTGTACTCGGTTTAAGCTGTTTTGTTGGTGATTGCTTGCAACGTGATACGGTTTTATGTGGTGACTTACCTGATATGTTGGCATGCGAAAAACGCGCTGAAGGGTACCGAAAACGACTGGCTGAATTGCTTTCTGGCTGTGCCGATGAAATGAGCGGTCAGCGCGTGCTGCGTCAATTTCGCAATCGAGAAATGACCTACATTGCTTGGCGTGACTTCATGGGGGCATGGGAGCTAGAGCAGAGCCTAAACCACCTATCGATGTTGGCTGAGGCGATGATCTTCGAGACCTATCAATGGCAGTACGATATTTGTTGTAAAGAGTGGGGCACGCCTTGTAATGAACAAGGTGAAGCACAGCCGATGCTGATCATTGGTATGGGCAAGCTCGGTGGTGGTGAGCTTAACTTCTCTTCTGATATCGATCTAATCTTTACCTACCCTGAGAATGGCGAAACCCAAGGAGCAAGACGAAGCATTGCTAACGCGCAGTTCTTCACGCGTTTAGGGCAACGTATTATTAAGGCGCTTGATCAACAAACCTTTGACGGGTTCTGCTATCGAGTAGACATGCGCTTACGCCCATTCGGTGAAAGTGGCCCATTGGTAATGAGCTACGCAGCACTGGAAGATTATTACCAAGAACAAGGCCGCGACTGGGAACGGTACGCCATGGTCAAAGCGCGAGTGATGGGTAGCGAAATGTATCCTGAGTATCAAGAACTTCGCCAGATGCTACGCCCATTTGTGTTCCGCCGTTATATTGATTTTAGTGCGATTCAATCTCTGCGCCGAATGAAGTCGATGATTAGCAGTGAAGTGCGCCGCCGTGGTTTATCGAACAATATCAAGCTGGGTTCTGGTGGTATTCGCGAAGTGGAATTTATCGCTCAAGTTTTCCAATTAATTCGTGGTGGCCGTGAACCGAGTCTTCGTGGCCGAGGGTTACTGGAAACTTTAAGCGCTATTGAGTCTCTTCATTTGCTAGAGGCTGAAGAGGTGGGGCATCTACGCGAGGCTTACTTGTTTTTACGTCGTCTTGAGAATTTGTTACAAGCCATGGCTGATAAGCAGACTCAAACTTTACCTGACGGTGAATTCGAACAACTGCAGCTTGCCATTGCCATGCAATTTTCCGATTGGGATAGCTTGATTGCGGCAACTCGCGCCCATATGGCTAATGTACATACCGTGTTCGAAGACCTGATTGGTGTTGATGAAGATGACGCCAACCCGATTGCGAGTCACTTTAGTGAACTGTGGGATATGGCGCATAAGCCGGATGTTATCGAGCATGTATTAGAACATGACATTGCTATCGCCAACCCACCAGAAGCTGCGAAAACGATCATTCAGTTTAAAGCCGATTTAGCTAAAAAAACCCTTGGTCCACGAGGGCGAGAAGTACTCAATCGACTGATGCCGAAAGTATTTCAAGCTCTGTATACCGCTAAGGATGCAGAGTTTGGGTTGTCGCGAGTACTGCACCTACTGCATAAAATCGTTACGCGTACTACTTACCTTGAGTTATTAGATGAACACCCTGGTGCGTTGACTCAGTTGGTTCGTTTATGTACAGCAAGCCCGATGATCTCGGAGCAATTGGGTCGTTACCCAATTCTGTTAGATGAACTTATCGATCCTCAGCAGCTCTATAATCCAGTGCCTTTGGAGTCTTACAAGACAGAGCTGCGTGATTACCTTGCTCGTATTCCTGAAGACGATATGGAACAGCAGATGGAAGGTCTGCGTCAGTTTAAGCAGACTTGTATCTTGAGAATTGCTGCGGCCGATATTGCGGGCGCGCTGCCTGTGATGAAGGTCAGTGATCACTTGACGTACTTAGCAGAAGCGATTGTCGAAGCCGGTGTTAATCAAGCTTGGTTACAGGTGTCGGCTAAGTTTGGTGAGCCTACCCATCTTAAAGACCGTGAAGGGCGTGGTTTTGCTGTCGTTGGTTATGGCAAAGTCGGCGGGTGGGAGCTTGGCTATAACTCCGATCTCGATATCGTGTTCATGCACGACTGTCCTGTACACATCTATACTGATGGTAAGAAAGAAATCGATGGACGCCAATTCTATCTGAGGTTGGCACAGCGTATTATTCATATTTTCTCGACCAGAACCGCTTCTGGTATTCTTTACGAAGTAGATACTCGGTTGCGTCCATCTGGTGCTTCTGGCTTATTGGTGAGTCCAACCGATGCCTTTGACGAGTATCAACACAATGATGCGTGGACTTGGGAGCACCAAGCTTTGACTCGTGCTCGTATGATCTACGGTGATGAGCAATTGGCTTCCGCATTCAATAAAACACGTCATGAGGTGTTGTGCCTGCCACGTGATGAAGCAACGTTGAAGAAAGCCGTGGTGGATATGCGTGAAAAAATGCGCGGCCATTTAGGTGGTAAAAAAGCCGAACGATTCATGCTGAAACAAGATGCTGGCGGCATTACCGATATTGAATTCTTAGCGCAATACCTAGTGCTTCGATACAGTAATGAGAAGCCTAAGCTTACTCGCTGGTGTGACAATGTCAGAATCTTTGAAAGCCTTTTGTCACAAGAGATTATGGATGAGCAGCAAGGCATGGCATTAACCCATGCTTATACAACGTTAAGAGATGAAATCCACCACCGGAATCTACTCAACCTTGATGCAGACGTGGCGATTGAAAAGTTTGAAATGGAAAGAGAACATGTTGTTCAAGCATGGAAGCAGTGGATGGAAGCATAA
- the hldE gene encoding bifunctional D-glycero-beta-D-manno-heptose-7-phosphate kinase/D-glycero-beta-D-manno-heptose 1-phosphate adenylyltransferase HldE, protein MKPILPDYSQSGVLVVGDVMLDRYWYGPTGRISPEAPVPVVKVENNEERPGGAANVAMNIASLGGHAHIVGLTGKDEPAEVLKNTLGALKVKCDFVELEDYPTITKLRVMSRGQQLIRLDFEDKFENTDPELVLSRMEQALPNVRSVILSDYAKGALEHVQSFIQKARAAKVPVFIDPKGADFERYRGATLLTPNMAEFELVAGKVKSEEEMIEKGLALIEEFDFEALLVTRSEHGMTLLRKGLEPFHLPTQAKEVYDVTGAGDTVISVLAASVAAGKPLDEACALANAAAGVVVGKLGTSTLSTIELAEAIHGSQDTDYGVISEAALVEAVKRARAKGEKVVMTNGCFDILHAGHVSYMNHAAELGDRLIVAVNTDESVKRLKGPGRPVNPTDRRMAVLAGLGAVDWVVPFSEDTPQRLISEVLPSILVKGGDYKPEEIAGGAEVIAAGGEVKVLNFEDGCSTTEIIKAIKGGRG, encoded by the coding sequence ATGAAACCAATTCTACCTGACTACAGCCAATCAGGCGTTCTTGTTGTCGGTGACGTAATGCTTGACCGTTACTGGTATGGCCCAACTGGCCGTATTTCACCAGAAGCACCTGTACCCGTTGTAAAAGTAGAAAATAACGAAGAGCGTCCTGGTGGTGCTGCCAACGTAGCAATGAATATTGCTTCACTTGGTGGCCACGCTCATATCGTTGGTTTGACCGGTAAAGATGAGCCTGCTGAGGTGTTAAAAAATACCTTAGGCGCACTTAAGGTTAAATGTGATTTCGTTGAGTTAGAAGATTACCCAACCATTACTAAACTTCGTGTAATGAGCCGTGGTCAGCAGCTTATTCGCCTTGATTTTGAAGACAAGTTTGAGAATACAGATCCTGAGCTTGTTTTGTCTCGTATGGAGCAAGCGCTTCCTAACGTACGTTCGGTAATTCTATCGGATTATGCAAAAGGTGCTCTTGAGCACGTGCAGAGCTTTATCCAAAAAGCGCGTGCGGCGAAGGTTCCTGTGTTTATCGATCCGAAAGGCGCTGATTTTGAACGCTACCGTGGTGCGACTTTACTTACGCCAAACATGGCTGAATTCGAGTTGGTGGCTGGCAAAGTAAAATCTGAAGAAGAAATGATCGAGAAAGGACTCGCGCTAATCGAAGAGTTCGATTTTGAAGCATTACTTGTTACTCGTAGCGAACATGGTATGACGTTACTTCGTAAAGGTTTAGAACCATTCCATTTGCCAACTCAAGCGAAAGAAGTGTACGACGTGACGGGTGCCGGTGATACGGTTATCTCGGTACTGGCGGCTTCTGTTGCTGCTGGTAAGCCACTGGATGAAGCCTGTGCATTGGCGAATGCTGCCGCAGGTGTTGTGGTTGGTAAGCTGGGAACATCAACCTTGTCGACAATTGAACTAGCGGAAGCGATTCACGGTAGTCAAGATACAGACTACGGCGTTATCTCTGAAGCAGCACTGGTTGAAGCGGTGAAGCGTGCTCGTGCGAAAGGCGAGAAAGTGGTTATGACTAATGGTTGCTTTGACATTCTCCATGCTGGCCATGTTTCTTACATGAACCATGCTGCTGAGTTAGGCGATCGCTTGATCGTTGCCGTGAATACTGATGAATCAGTAAAGCGCTTGAAAGGCCCTGGTCGCCCTGTGAACCCAACCGATCGCCGTATGGCGGTATTGGCGGGTTTAGGTGCGGTTGACTGGGTGGTACCGTTTTCTGAAGACACACCTCAACGTTTGATCTCTGAAGTGCTACCAAGCATTTTAGTAAAAGGTGGTGATTACAAACCTGAAGAGATCGCTGGTGGGGCGGAAGTGATTGCAGCTGGCGGTGAAGTTAAAGTACTTAACTTTGAAGATGGTTGCTCGACTACTGAAATAATTAAAGCGATCAAAGGTGGT